GATAAGTTTAAAAACCAAAATCCCCTCTTTTTTAAAAGCGGTGATGGTGATCCCTAATAGGGCCATTTCTACCAAGCAATCGCGCCACCTCTTGCCCAAGCGTTACAGCGTGCAAGAAAGCGTGTTTAACCTTTCGCATGCGAGTTTGATGACGATGGCGATTGTGCAGGGGAAGTGGGATTTATTGCGTTGTTGTTCTAAAGACAGGATGCATCAATATAAGCGCATGCAAACTTATCCCGTGTTGTTTGCGATCCAAAAGCTCGCTTTAGAAAATAACGCCTTAATGAGCACGCTTTCAGGGAGCGGTTCGTCGTTTTTTAACATGTGTTATGAAGAAGACGCCCCTAAATTAAAGCAGGTTTTGAGCAAGAAATTCCCTAAATTTAGGGTAGCAGTTTTAGATTTTGACAATGATGGAGTCCTTATTGAGAAAGACTGAAATTAAAATCCGCATGTGTGTGGCGTGCAGAATGCGCCAACCTCAAAAGGATTTGTTGCGCTTGAAAAGTTTTGACAATCAAATTGTGGAGTTTGATGGCACAGGCCGTAGTTTTTATGTGTGTGGAAATTGTTTGAAAAATGGAGAAAAAAAGTTGTTGAAAGCGGTTTCAAAAATAAAGAACGCCCCAAAAGATACCAAAAATATCATTACTTGGATTAAGGAGAGAAGCATAGCATGAGTGGTATGGTTGATTTAAAAGAATTTTTAGCCGAGCTTGGTAAGACCCAAAAAGAGCTTAAAAATGTGATCGAGCAAGCCAAAGATATTGGTTTAGAGCTTAAGACAAATTCTAAAATGACCCCAGAGCAAGCCGGCAAGCTATACAAATACATTGTGGATGGCATTAAAGAACAAATACAAGCCAATCAACCCACTAAAAATCCTGAACAAGACAATAAAGACGATTTGAATACAGCCGTAGCGTCTAAACCTCTTAACAAAAAGGTTTCCAAAACGCCTAAAAAAGAAGAAACAAAAAGCCAGCCAAAGCCCAAAAAAACTAAAGAAAAGAAAAAAGAAGCTCCTACACCCATTGCCAAAAAAAAAGGAGGAATAGAGATTGTCAACACTTTTGAAAACCAAACGCCCCATGTAGAAAACACCCCTAAAGCGGTTAGCCACTCTCAAATAGAAAAAGCCAAGCAAAAACTCCAAGAAATCCAAAAAAGCCGAGAAGCCCTAAACAAGCTCACCCAAAGCAACGCTAACAACGCTAACAGCACCAATAACGCTAATAACGCTAAAAAAGAAATCAGCGAAGTTAAAAAGCAAGAGCAAGAGATCAAACGCCATGAAAACATTAAAAGACGCACCGGTTTTAGGGTGATTAAACGCAACGATGAAACAGAAAATGAAATTGAAAACAGCGTAACAGAAAGCAAAAAACCCACTCAAAGCGCGGCGGCTATTTTTGAAGACATTAAAAAAGAATGGCAAGAAAAAGACAAGCAAGAGGCTAAAAAAGCCAAAAAACCCAGTAAGCCCAAAGCCACCCCCACAGCCAAAAACAACAAATCCCATAAAATTGATTTTAGCGATGCGAGGGATTTTAAGGGCAATGATATTTATGATGATGAAACCGATGAAATCTTATTGTTTGATTTGCATGAACAAGATAATCTCAATAAGGAAGAAGAAGAAAAAGAAATCCGCCAAAATATCAACGACAGGGTGCGCGTCCAAAGAAAAAACCCTTGGATGAATGAAAGCGGGATCAAACGACAATCCAAGAAAAAACGCGCATTCCGTAACGATAGCAGCCAAAAAGTGATCCAAAGTGCGATTTCAATCCCTGAAGAAGTGCGCGTCTATGAATTCGCGCAAAAAGCGAATTTGAATCTGGCTGATGTGATTAAAACCCTCTTTAATTTAGGGCTTATGGTAACTAAAAACGACTTTTTGGATAAGGATAGCATAGAGATTTTAGCCGAAGAGTTCCATTTAGAAATTTCTGTTCAAAACACCTTAGAGAAATTTGAAGTAGAAGAAGTGCTAGAGGGGGTGAAAAAAGAGCGCCCGCCTGTGGTTACTATCATGGGGCATGTTGATCATGGCAAAACTTCGCTATTGGATAAAATCCGTGATAAAAGAGTCGCTCACACGGAAGCTGGGGGGATCACTCAGCACATTGGCGCTTACATGGTAGAAAAAAATAACAAATGGGTGTCTTTCATTGACACCCCAGGGCATGAAGCCTTCAGCCAGATGCGTAATCGTGGGGCTCAAGTTACAGATATTGCAGTGATTGTGATAGCGGCTGATGATGGCGTGAAGCAACAGACTATTGAAGCTTTAGAGCATGCAAAGGCCGCTAATGTGCCTGTGATTTTTGCAATGAATAAAATGGATAAGCCTAATGTGAATCCGGACAAACTCAAAGCTGAATGCGCTGAGCTTGGTTATAACCCTGTGGATTGGGGCGGAGAGCATGAGTTTATCCCTGTTTCGGCTAAAACGGGCGATGGCATTGATAATTTGTTAGAAACCATTCTCATTCAAGCGGATATTATGGAATTAAAAGCCATAGAAGAGGGCAGCGCTAGAGCGGTTGTTTTAGAAGGGAGCGTGGAAAAAGGGCGTGGGGCAGTAGCCACGGTGATTGTCCAAAGCGGGACTTTAAGCGTGGGGGATAGTTTTTTTGCCGAAACGGCGTTTGGTAAAATAAGAACGATGACTGACGATCAAGGCAAGAGCATTCAAAATTTAAAACCCTCTATGGTGGCTCTCATCACAGGCTTAAGCGAAGTGCCTCCTGCAGGATCTGTTTTAATAGGGGTAGAAAACGATTCTATCGCGCGCTTGCAAGCTCAAAAGAGGGCGACTTATTTACGCCAAAAAGCCTTGAGTAAAAGCACTAAAGTGTCTTTTGATGAGCTTTCAGAAATGGTCGCTAATAAGGAATTAAAAAATATTCCTGTAGTCATTAAAGCGGATACGCAAGGAAGCTTAGAAGCCATTAAAAACAGCTTGTTAGAGCTTAATAACGAAGAAGTGGCGATTCAAGTGATCCATTCAGGGGTGGGGGGCATTACTGAGAATGATTTGAGCCTAGTTTCTAGCAGTGAGCATGCGGTGATTTTAGGCTTTAACATCCGCCCTACCGGTAATGTGAAAAATAAGG
The Helicobacter pylori genome window above contains:
- a CDS encoding DUF448 domain-containing protein; protein product: MRKTEIKIRMCVACRMRQPQKDLLRLKSFDNQIVEFDGTGRSFYVCGNCLKNGEKKLLKAVSKIKNAPKDTKNIITWIKERSIA
- the infB gene encoding translation initiation factor IF-2, which translates into the protein MSGMVDLKEFLAELGKTQKELKNVIEQAKDIGLELKTNSKMTPEQAGKLYKYIVDGIKEQIQANQPTKNPEQDNKDDLNTAVASKPLNKKVSKTPKKEETKSQPKPKKTKEKKKEAPTPIAKKKGGIEIVNTFENQTPHVENTPKAVSHSQIEKAKQKLQEIQKSREALNKLTQSNANNANSTNNANNAKKEISEVKKQEQEIKRHENIKRRTGFRVIKRNDETENEIENSVTESKKPTQSAAAIFEDIKKEWQEKDKQEAKKAKKPSKPKATPTAKNNKSHKIDFSDARDFKGNDIYDDETDEILLFDLHEQDNLNKEEEEKEIRQNINDRVRVQRKNPWMNESGIKRQSKKKRAFRNDSSQKVIQSAISIPEEVRVYEFAQKANLNLADVIKTLFNLGLMVTKNDFLDKDSIEILAEEFHLEISVQNTLEKFEVEEVLEGVKKERPPVVTIMGHVDHGKTSLLDKIRDKRVAHTEAGGITQHIGAYMVEKNNKWVSFIDTPGHEAFSQMRNRGAQVTDIAVIVIAADDGVKQQTIEALEHAKAANVPVIFAMNKMDKPNVNPDKLKAECAELGYNPVDWGGEHEFIPVSAKTGDGIDNLLETILIQADIMELKAIEEGSARAVVLEGSVEKGRGAVATVIVQSGTLSVGDSFFAETAFGKIRTMTDDQGKSIQNLKPSMVALITGLSEVPPAGSVLIGVENDSIARLQAQKRATYLRQKALSKSTKVSFDELSEMVANKELKNIPVVIKADTQGSLEAIKNSLLELNNEEVAIQVIHSGVGGITENDLSLVSSSEHAVILGFNIRPTGNVKNKAKEYNVSIKTYTVIYALIEEMRSLLLGLMSPIIEEEHTGQAEVRETFNIPKVGTIAGCVVSDGVIARGIKARLIRDGVVIHTGEILSLKRFKDDVKEVSKGYECGIMLENYNEIKVGDVFETYKEIHKKRTL
- the thrB gene encoding homoserine kinase, which produces MVVSVPATSANLGPGFDCLGLSLNLRNRFFIEPSSFHAVKLVGEGEGIPKFLTNNIFTKVFYEILKKHGNDGSFKFLLHNKVPITRGMGSSSAMIVGAVASAFAFLGFDFDRENIVNTALIYENHPDNITPAVFGGYNAAFVEKKKVISLKTKIPSFLKAVMVIPNRAISTKQSRHLLPKRYSVQESVFNLSHASLMTMAIVQGKWDLLRCCSKDRMHQYKRMQTYPVLFAIQKLALENNALMSTLSGSGSSFFNMCYEEDAPKLKQVLSKKFPKFRVAVLDFDNDGVLIEKD